The proteins below come from a single Periophthalmus magnuspinnatus isolate fPerMag1 chromosome 7, fPerMag1.2.pri, whole genome shotgun sequence genomic window:
- the dazap2 gene encoding DAZ-associated protein 2, whose product MNNKGSYPQQTVYPQQSTAPAYPPAMQMSPQAPPYTDAPPAYTDIYQHRYVLPPQVPGQAPMSSPYAGAQMFMPLQQPMGVGHVGQNVPMAYYPIGAMYPPGSTVMVEGGYDAGARFGAGSSASIPPPPPGHPPNAAQLAAMQGANMVMTQRKNNFFLGGSNGGYTIW is encoded by the exons ATGAACAACAAAG GTTCCTATCCACAGCAGACTGTGTACCCTCAGCAGAGCACTGCTCCTGCTTACCCTCCTGCTATGCAAATGTCTCCTCAGGCCCCTCCTTACACAGATGCTCCACCTGCATATACAGAT ATATACCAGCACAGATACGTGCTTCCCCCGCAGGTGCCTGGACAGGCTCCCATGTCCTCTCCATACGCTGGAGCTCAGATGTTCATGCCTCTGCAGCAGCCCATGGGTGTGGGGCATGTGGGGCAGAATGTGCCCATGGCTTATTACCCAATAGGAGCAATGTACCCCCCTGGCTCCACTGTGATGGTGGAGGGGGGCTATGACGCGGGGGCGCGTTTCGGTGCAGGCAGCAGTGCTTCTATCCCA CCTCCACCTCCCGGACACCCTCCCAATGCGGCACAGTTGGCTGCGATGCAAGGGGCTAACATGGTCATGACGCAGCGCAAGAATAACTTCTTCTTGGGTGGCTCCAATGGAGGTTACACCATCTGGTAA